One window from the genome of Cyclobacterium amurskyense encodes:
- a CDS encoding orotidine 5'-phosphate decarboxylase / HUMPS family protein, which produces MKPIVQISLDLTNIDEALETAALAMRAGVDWLEAGTPLILAEGLHGVRKLREAFPNTPIVADLKTMDGGYLEAEMMAKAGATHVVVMARAHEETIKCVVQAGKDHGAKVMGDNLGCPDMVAGAKFLEDLGCDYIVHHIGYDERRGIAAQGKRMPSPLDQLKEIVAAVDVPVQAVGGLSLEQAISTPKYGAPLVVLGAPLTIDADAFKTADGDLEASLRKICDAIHAYGDIKIK; this is translated from the coding sequence ATGAAACCAATTGTTCAAATTAGTTTAGACCTTACCAATATAGACGAAGCGCTTGAAACAGCTGCACTAGCCATGAGAGCTGGAGTAGATTGGCTTGAAGCAGGCACACCTTTAATCCTTGCTGAAGGTCTTCATGGAGTAAGAAAACTCAGAGAAGCATTTCCTAATACTCCAATTGTAGCAGATTTGAAAACAATGGACGGTGGTTATCTAGAAGCTGAAATGATGGCGAAAGCCGGTGCTACACATGTAGTGGTAATGGCTAGAGCACATGAAGAAACGATCAAATGTGTTGTTCAAGCTGGAAAAGACCATGGAGCAAAAGTAATGGGTGACAATTTGGGTTGTCCGGATATGGTGGCAGGTGCCAAATTTCTTGAAGACCTGGGATGTGATTACATCGTTCACCATATTGGCTATGACGAAAGGAGAGGAATTGCTGCCCAAGGTAAGCGTATGCCTAGCCCGCTTGACCAATTGAAAGAAATCGTAGCAGCAGTGGATGTACCCGTACAGGCTGTAGGTGGTTTAAGTCTTGAACAAGCCATATCTACTCCAAAATATGGCGCCCCTCTAGTAGTTCTTGGTGCTCCGCTAACCATTGATGCTGATGCTTTTAAAACAGCAGATGGAGATTTGGAAGCCTCATTAAGGAAAATTTGTGATGCGATCCATGCTTATGGTGACATTAAAATAAAATAA
- a CDS encoding zinc-binding dehydrogenase, giving the protein MKAAAVVNYAESKGSVEIREIEQPEIGEGEVLLEVANVGVCGSDLHQWTSDHSWPVNYPVVLGHEFGGKIIEVGPRVDGWKVGDRVVSETAAVIDPLNPMSRIGLYNLDPTRKGFGYGVNGAMTKYVKVPARCLHTVPEQVPFEEACLTEPCCVAYSAVVVNSNIKPGDRVLVIGPGTIGMLCAVMAKINGAEVAVVGLEADRGRLEIAKGYGCEAIIGDATEWARERDGLGADLIIDAAGASATLKIAMSLVRPNGQITKVGWGPQPCNFSLDPIVQKNVRLQGSFSHNWPIWEKVIGMMGSGILDVKPIIGGVWPVTSWLEAFEKMHHGEVVKSVLKPV; this is encoded by the coding sequence ATGAAAGCAGCAGCAGTAGTGAATTATGCGGAATCCAAAGGATCCGTAGAAATAAGAGAAATCGAGCAACCAGAGATAGGTGAAGGAGAAGTATTATTGGAGGTTGCCAATGTAGGTGTATGTGGTAGTGATTTGCATCAATGGACTTCCGATCACAGTTGGCCAGTTAATTACCCTGTCGTTTTAGGACATGAGTTTGGAGGTAAAATCATCGAAGTAGGCCCAAGGGTAGATGGTTGGAAAGTTGGTGACAGAGTAGTAAGTGAGACGGCTGCCGTGATTGATCCTTTGAACCCAATGAGTCGTATTGGGCTTTATAACCTAGATCCAACAAGAAAAGGTTTTGGATATGGAGTTAATGGAGCGATGACTAAATATGTGAAGGTTCCTGCCCGTTGTCTTCACACGGTGCCTGAGCAAGTTCCTTTCGAGGAAGCATGTTTGACAGAGCCTTGTTGTGTGGCTTATAGCGCAGTAGTAGTTAATTCTAATATTAAACCTGGAGACAGAGTTTTGGTAATTGGACCTGGTACTATAGGTATGTTATGTGCTGTTATGGCCAAAATTAACGGAGCAGAAGTAGCTGTAGTTGGTCTAGAAGCTGATAGAGGAAGATTGGAAATAGCCAAAGGTTATGGTTGTGAAGCGATCATTGGTGATGCCACAGAATGGGCTAGAGAAAGAGATGGCTTAGGAGCAGATTTAATTATAGATGCTGCTGGTGCAAGTGCCACCCTTAAAATTGCCATGAGCTTAGTAAGACCTAATGGTCAAATAACTAAAGTTGGTTGGGGACCTCAACCTTGTAATTTCTCTTTGGATCCTATAGTACAGAAAAATGTACGTCTACAGGGAAGCTTTAGCCATAATTGGCCTATTTGGGAGAAGGTTATTGGTATGATGGGGTCTGGAATATTGGACGTTAAACCAATAATTGGAGGCGTTTGGCCTGTTACCTCCTGGTTAGAGGCTTTTGAGAAAATGCACCATGGTGAGGTGGTAAAAAGTGTATTGAAACCAGTATAA
- a CDS encoding SDR family NAD(P)-dependent oxidoreductase, producing the protein MRLKDKVIIVTGSTTGIGKAIALRCAKEGAKLVIHGLEEDWGKEVVATIGASQAVLHIEDLQKEGCAERLVELAKSTFGKLDAVVNNAAWVVSSDLMSVDRPFMEKVLSINTIAPLLLIKAALGELEANRGNVLNIGSVNAWSGEPNLLAYSISKGGLMTMTRNLGDSLFRDNGVRVNQINPGWVLTETEKQRKKEHGLSDRWFEDLPKMYAPAGRIIAPEEIAAAAIFWLSDESGPVSGQVMELEQYPLIGRNAPKDTSTIN; encoded by the coding sequence ATGCGCTTAAAGGACAAAGTAATTATCGTAACTGGTAGTACTACTGGTATTGGAAAAGCAATTGCCCTCCGGTGCGCAAAAGAAGGTGCAAAATTGGTTATCCATGGTCTTGAAGAAGATTGGGGTAAAGAAGTTGTTGCTACAATAGGTGCATCTCAAGCGGTACTTCATATTGAAGATTTGCAAAAAGAAGGTTGTGCCGAAAGGCTTGTCGAATTGGCAAAAAGCACCTTCGGCAAATTGGATGCCGTGGTAAATAATGCAGCATGGGTGGTCTCATCTGACCTGATGTCTGTGGATCGCCCTTTTATGGAAAAAGTGCTTTCTATCAATACCATCGCCCCTCTGTTGTTAATTAAAGCAGCTTTAGGTGAACTTGAAGCAAACCGAGGGAATGTTTTGAATATTGGTTCTGTCAATGCCTGGAGTGGGGAGCCAAATTTATTGGCTTATAGCATTTCCAAAGGAGGACTAATGACCATGACCAGAAACCTTGGGGATAGCCTCTTTCGAGACAATGGAGTGCGTGTCAACCAGATAAACCCTGGCTGGGTTTTAACCGAAACAGAAAAGCAGCGTAAAAAAGAACATGGTCTTTCAGACAGGTGGTTTGAAGACCTGCCTAAAATGTATGCGCCAGCCGGTAGGATTATCGCTCCTGAAGAAATTGCAGCTGCAGCCATTTTTTGGTTGTCAGATGAATCTGGTCCCGTAAGTGGACAGGTTATGGAATTGGAGCAATATCCTTTGATTGGAAGAAATGCACCCAAAGACACGAGTACAATTAATTAA
- a CDS encoding sugar phosphate isomerase/epimerase family protein, translating to MPKLAAFPKAFMQALCKDGTMKLEEWIQLASTLEVEGLEWYAGFLDMEDESKWPTYRKMVEDTGKSIPMMCCSPDFTHPDKAFRDNEIAKQKHWIDMTHILGGSYCRVLSGQKRPELTLDEGVKLAADSIMACIPYAEERGITLILENHYKDDFWEYPEFAQQMDVFCKLVDSIDHPNFGVNYDPSNTFLAGEDPIELLKRVSSRVVTMHASDRYLKSGTIEDLRKEEGGAVGYAKRLSHGEIGKGLNDYDAIFTELKRVGFDSWISIEDGVDGMDQLERSVAFLQKKIAVYWPK from the coding sequence ATGCCTAAATTAGCAGCATTTCCTAAAGCCTTTATGCAAGCCCTCTGTAAGGATGGAACAATGAAACTGGAAGAGTGGATCCAATTGGCCTCGACTTTAGAGGTGGAGGGATTGGAATGGTACGCAGGTTTTCTGGACATGGAAGACGAATCCAAATGGCCTACTTACAGAAAAATGGTGGAGGATACAGGTAAAAGCATCCCTATGATGTGTTGTTCTCCAGATTTTACCCATCCGGACAAAGCTTTTCGTGATAATGAAATTGCCAAGCAGAAACATTGGATCGACATGACACATATTCTTGGTGGATCTTACTGTAGGGTATTGTCTGGTCAAAAAAGACCTGAATTGACTTTGGACGAAGGTGTGAAACTTGCCGCCGATTCAATAATGGCTTGCATCCCTTACGCTGAGGAAAGAGGTATTACCTTGATACTTGAAAATCATTATAAAGATGATTTTTGGGAATATCCTGAATTTGCACAGCAAATGGACGTTTTCTGTAAATTGGTAGATAGCATCGACCACCCTAACTTTGGCGTTAACTATGATCCTAGCAATACTTTCCTTGCAGGAGAAGACCCTATCGAATTGCTGAAGCGTGTATCTAGCAGAGTGGTGACCATGCATGCAAGTGACAGGTACCTGAAATCAGGAACCATAGAAGATTTGAGAAAAGAAGAAGGTGGAGCTGTTGGGTATGCCAAAAGATTAAGCCATGGCGAAATAGGAAAAGGATTAAATGACTATGATGCCATCTTTACAGAATTGAAAAGAGTTGGCTTTGACAGTTGGATTAGTATAGAAGATGGGGTAGATGGAATGGATCAATTGGAGAGAAGTGTAGCATTTCTTCAGAAAAAGATTGCCGTTTATTGGCCTAAATAA
- a CDS encoding SMP-30/gluconolactonase/LRE family protein: MEASLLLNAECVLAESPTWLEDEGCYLWVDIEKGHLYQLKPEVSGVKKWSFPHRLTLVVPDGKGNLVLALDAKLALFDPNTEKFDWLCDIENDKPDNRCNDGACDSEGRLWVGTMSTKFTDHAGALYLVGKDLSVTKKVEDVSISNGICWSLDNKTMYFIDSPTREIKAYDYNLATGDISFKNVAVEIPESLGTPDGMCMDQNGKLWVAHYGGFGVYQWDPETGEQLEKINVPAPNVTSCAFGGKERNQLLITTAQENMTAEMLKKYPLSGGVFTCDMDVKGAPVFGVRF; the protein is encoded by the coding sequence TTGGAAGCAAGTTTATTATTAAACGCAGAATGTGTTTTGGCCGAAAGTCCTACTTGGCTGGAAGATGAGGGATGTTACCTATGGGTAGATATTGAAAAAGGACATTTGTACCAATTGAAACCTGAAGTAAGTGGGGTGAAGAAATGGTCCTTTCCGCACAGGTTGACCTTGGTTGTACCGGATGGTAAAGGAAACCTTGTCCTGGCTTTGGATGCGAAACTTGCCCTATTTGATCCCAATACTGAGAAATTTGATTGGCTATGTGATATTGAAAATGACAAGCCGGATAACCGTTGTAATGACGGTGCCTGTGACAGTGAAGGGAGACTTTGGGTAGGTACCATGAGTACAAAGTTCACCGATCATGCAGGAGCACTTTACTTGGTAGGGAAAGACCTTTCTGTTACTAAGAAAGTGGAGGACGTGTCCATTTCCAATGGGATTTGCTGGTCCTTGGACAATAAAACCATGTACTTTATTGACAGTCCAACACGGGAAATCAAAGCCTACGATTACAACTTGGCAACAGGTGATATCTCATTTAAAAATGTAGCCGTTGAAATTCCTGAATCTCTAGGAACACCCGATGGGATGTGTATGGATCAAAATGGAAAGCTTTGGGTTGCCCATTATGGAGGTTTCGGGGTTTATCAGTGGGATCCAGAAACAGGAGAACAGTTGGAAAAAATTAATGTACCTGCGCCAAACGTTACTTCATGTGCTTTTGGAGGTAAAGAAAGAAATCAGTTGTTAATTACCACTGCTCAGGAAAATATGACCGCTGAAATGCTAAAAAAATATCCTTTGAGCGGAGGGGTTTTTACTTGTGATATGGATGTTAAAGGAGCTCCAGTTTTTGGTGTGCGTTTTTAA
- a CDS encoding Gfo/Idh/MocA family protein, with protein MKDNSRRKFVKQATASAASFYIVPSHVISGLGHKAPSDKLNIAGVGIGGKGRPNLNAMKSENIVALCDTDWSYSKPCFADFPKAKKYYDWRNMFDEMGKDIDAVMVATPDHTHAIVAATALIMDKHVYCQKPLTHSIYESRLLTRLAEIHPVATQMGNQGNSGIDAKELIEWIQNGEIGEVKEVHTWTNRPIWPQGLERPSESMTPPKTMDWDLFLGPAAYRPYHEIYTPWNWRGWWEFGTGAFGDMACHVLDPVYASLNLGYPDQIEGNSSPINTESAPQSEQVKFHFPERPSISGFNLPEVDVYWYDGGLLPFRPDLLPDGIDLMEDRLGGCIFVGTKDTLFCGSGGVGKRLLSGREPKVSSRLRRIPNAKGYKDGPHEQDWIRACKESPESRVQSTSNFAYAGPFNEMVLLGVLAIRLQSLNKTLQWDGPSMQFTNITAGDELKVIESNHFSMRNGRPVFESKYLETKALSAAKEYIRHEYRKGWKLPVELDQL; from the coding sequence ATGAAAGACAATAGCAGAAGAAAATTTGTCAAACAAGCTACAGCAAGTGCTGCAAGTTTCTATATAGTCCCCTCTCATGTCATTAGCGGCCTAGGACACAAGGCTCCAAGCGACAAATTGAATATAGCTGGAGTGGGGATAGGAGGCAAAGGAAGACCCAACTTGAATGCCATGAAATCTGAAAACATTGTGGCACTTTGTGATACGGACTGGTCTTATTCCAAGCCATGTTTTGCTGATTTCCCCAAAGCAAAAAAATACTATGATTGGAGGAATATGTTTGATGAAATGGGCAAAGATATTGATGCGGTAATGGTGGCTACCCCAGACCATACCCATGCCATTGTAGCGGCCACAGCATTGATCATGGACAAACATGTTTATTGTCAAAAACCATTAACACACTCCATTTACGAATCTCGACTGCTTACCCGATTGGCAGAAATCCATCCAGTTGCCACTCAAATGGGAAACCAGGGAAATTCGGGAATAGATGCCAAGGAGCTTATAGAATGGATTCAGAATGGGGAAATAGGTGAAGTAAAAGAAGTGCATACCTGGACCAACCGCCCAATTTGGCCTCAAGGTCTGGAAAGACCTTCGGAATCAATGACTCCTCCGAAAACAATGGACTGGGATTTGTTTTTAGGCCCTGCAGCTTACCGCCCTTACCATGAAATTTATACCCCTTGGAATTGGCGAGGTTGGTGGGAATTTGGCACCGGAGCTTTTGGTGACATGGCTTGCCATGTTTTGGACCCTGTTTATGCTTCATTGAACCTTGGCTACCCAGACCAAATCGAAGGCAACTCCTCTCCTATTAACACTGAAAGTGCACCACAATCTGAGCAAGTAAAGTTCCATTTTCCAGAAAGGCCATCGATTAGTGGTTTTAATTTACCAGAAGTAGATGTTTATTGGTATGATGGAGGCTTGCTACCATTTAGACCAGACCTATTGCCTGATGGAATTGACCTTATGGAAGACAGACTTGGTGGATGTATTTTTGTAGGGACTAAAGACACCTTGTTCTGTGGTTCAGGAGGAGTTGGTAAGAGATTGCTTTCAGGAAGAGAGCCAAAAGTTAGCTCCAGATTAAGAAGAATACCCAATGCCAAAGGGTATAAAGATGGCCCTCATGAACAAGACTGGATCAGGGCTTGTAAAGAGTCACCTGAATCTAGGGTTCAAAGCACATCCAATTTTGCCTATGCAGGCCCATTTAATGAGATGGTTCTTCTAGGGGTTCTAGCTATTCGTTTACAAAGCCTTAATAAAACCCTTCAATGGGATGGTCCATCCATGCAGTTTACCAATATTACAGCTGGTGATGAGTTAAAAGTAATCGAAAGCAATCATTTTTCAATGAGAAATGGCAGGCCTGTTTTTGAAAGTAAATACTTGGAAACCAAAGCTTTGTCCGCAGCCAAAGAATACATCCGGCACGAGTACAGAAAAGGATGGAAATTGCCTGTAGAGTTGGATCAGCTATAG
- a CDS encoding IS3 family transposase: MAQLCELFGKSRQGYYKALNYIYRGAFEEEVVLSLVLKIRKKAKTSRWGLRKINPLIQKDLIGMKIKIGRDKLFDLLRVNGLLVTKRKRKFFTTQSHHWLRKYHNLVENMVVYRPNQLWVSDITYLLLNGQVMYLYLITDAYSQKIVGWNLSLDLKAESALEALKVAFQSQENINHYSLVHHSDRGVQYCSYDYTDLLKKKKVWISMTKPASPHENAIAERVNGILKEEWLEDIAGETNINPKKYIIKIIKIYNDMRPHESLGNLTPNQVHDEGFTRHDTERVIGKKYNWKKKTEPVKARSENSNAIGPNDYSLASCSSAELASALSWYCKLNETS, from the coding sequence TTGGCCCAACTTTGTGAATTGTTTGGCAAGAGCAGGCAGGGCTACTATAAAGCTTTAAATTATATTTACCGCGGGGCATTTGAGGAAGAGGTGGTCTTGAGTCTTGTTTTAAAGATCAGAAAGAAGGCCAAAACATCCAGATGGGGGTTGAGAAAGATAAACCCTCTGATTCAGAAAGACCTAATAGGAATGAAAATCAAGATAGGCAGGGATAAACTGTTTGATTTGCTTCGAGTGAACGGGTTATTAGTAACCAAAAGAAAAAGGAAGTTTTTCACTACCCAAAGCCATCATTGGCTTAGGAAGTACCATAACCTGGTAGAAAACATGGTTGTCTACAGGCCCAACCAGTTATGGGTTTCCGATATTACCTACCTTTTACTAAATGGGCAAGTCATGTATCTGTATCTTATTACGGATGCTTATTCCCAGAAAATAGTGGGCTGGAATCTTTCTCTGGATCTGAAGGCTGAATCAGCACTTGAAGCCCTGAAGGTGGCTTTCCAGTCTCAAGAAAACATTAACCATTATTCCCTTGTCCATCATTCGGACCGTGGGGTACAGTACTGCAGTTATGATTACACCGACCTATTGAAAAAGAAGAAAGTTTGGATCAGTATGACGAAGCCCGCTTCACCACATGAAAATGCCATAGCGGAAAGAGTAAATGGAATCCTAAAGGAAGAGTGGCTGGAGGATATTGCAGGAGAAACAAATATCAACCCGAAAAAATACATCATTAAAATTATCAAAATCTATAATGATATGAGACCACACGAGAGTTTAGGAAATCTAACACCTAACCAAGTACATGACGAAGGTTTTACAAGGCATGATACCGAACGCGTTATTGGAAAGAAATATAATTGGAAAAAGAAGACCGAACCTGTCAAGGCCCGGTCTGAAAATAGCAACGCTATCGGACCAAACGACTATTCCTTGGCAAGTTGCTCCTCAGCAGAGCTTGCCTCCGCTTTATCGTGGTACTGTAAGTTAAATGAAACTTCTTAG
- a CDS encoding FAD-binding and (Fe-S)-binding domain-containing protein has product MPLNNSVENTGELASLIKGDVLKDAYSLGLYATDASIYQITPIAIVLPKDDADVRKAISWARKNKVSILPRGGGTSLAGQTVGSSIVLDFSKYMNETLEINQKEAWVRVQPGKVRDVLNEELAPLGLHFPVDPATSSRANVGGMVGNNSSGTKSIIYGKTVDHVLEAKVLLSDGTLMHLHNKTPEELTTVANQTDREGEIYNSFKKIIKNNKNLIETKFPKVMRRVGGYNLDEFIHTDHWNLCKLITGSEGTLATTLELKLNLAPLPKFKSVCVVHFDALLDAVGAITPILEFKPSAVEILDKIVVDLSRENLTTQRHCHFISGNPEAILIVEFYGDSLKDVMDRPMAMVIDLQEKGLGYAFPLFPQGEEYEDVWVVRKKGLGLMLGIKGKKKPLAFIEDAGIPTKYLKDYIDRTLQICKKHNTEVAMYAHVSVGVIHVRPILDLRQEVDVKRLERIAEDTFNLVMEYGGSWSGEHGDGLVRSPFNERFFGKELYQAFIQIKKLFDPENLMNPGKIISNQSISENLRYGAEYKDKPVDTEFLYKSEQSFQESVHMCTGVGECRKLLGGTMCPSFKATRDEEHSTRGRANALRMAMSGQLDEEGLTSARLQETLSLCLSCKACKSECPSNVDMAKMKSEVQQLYFDKHGPSIRDKMIRDAPKVARRFAGTLSSTINKIQSTTAFKSGLERIAGFDKRRTLPGYAKEPFYKWFHKNEINLLKANKKVVLFADTYLNYHEPEIGKDAVKLLNDCGYEVIMANVGCCQRPKISHGFLREAKEAGQVTIQELVKYIDQGMKVVVCEPSCASALNDDFPDLLPDEELAKKLKENILMIDVFLNHEMTKGTLNIKLKAKEGKLHVHGHCHQKALYGTQAMKHTLGKTEEFNEIPSGCCGMAGSFGYEKEHYELSKKIGEEILFPSVRKLPENASVAACGFSCRHQIDHFTGVKAKHWVSCVEVIKPEPGNT; this is encoded by the coding sequence ATGCCATTAAATAATTCTGTTGAAAATACAGGTGAACTTGCCTCTTTAATAAAAGGAGATGTTTTAAAAGATGCCTATTCCTTGGGATTGTACGCCACCGATGCCAGCATTTATCAAATCACTCCTATAGCTATTGTCCTACCGAAGGATGATGCAGATGTTCGGAAAGCCATCTCCTGGGCAAGGAAAAATAAGGTTTCCATTTTACCACGTGGTGGTGGGACAAGCTTGGCAGGACAGACTGTAGGGTCTTCCATAGTACTTGATTTTTCAAAATACATGAATGAAACCCTCGAAATAAACCAGAAAGAAGCCTGGGTGAGGGTTCAACCAGGTAAGGTTCGGGATGTGCTAAACGAAGAACTCGCACCTTTAGGTCTTCATTTCCCAGTTGATCCTGCGACCTCCAGTAGAGCAAATGTTGGAGGAATGGTTGGGAATAACTCCTCTGGAACTAAAAGCATTATTTATGGTAAAACGGTGGACCATGTCTTGGAGGCCAAAGTACTTCTATCAGATGGTACCTTAATGCATTTGCATAACAAGACACCGGAAGAACTAACAACTGTAGCCAATCAAACAGATCGAGAAGGAGAAATTTACAATTCCTTCAAAAAAATAATAAAGAACAACAAGAATCTAATTGAGACCAAGTTTCCAAAGGTTATGCGACGGGTAGGTGGATATAATTTGGATGAATTTATTCATACCGACCATTGGAATCTATGCAAATTAATCACAGGAAGTGAAGGCACTTTGGCTACCACACTTGAATTAAAGCTCAATCTAGCACCTCTACCAAAATTCAAATCAGTATGCGTAGTTCACTTTGACGCATTGCTTGACGCAGTGGGTGCCATCACCCCAATTTTGGAGTTCAAGCCTTCTGCTGTGGAAATATTGGACAAAATCGTAGTAGACTTAAGTAGGGAAAACCTCACCACTCAAAGGCATTGTCATTTTATAAGCGGTAACCCAGAGGCTATATTAATAGTAGAGTTTTATGGAGATAGCTTAAAAGACGTTATGGATAGGCCCATGGCAATGGTTATAGACCTACAGGAAAAAGGCTTGGGTTATGCCTTTCCTCTTTTCCCTCAGGGTGAAGAATATGAGGATGTATGGGTAGTTAGAAAAAAGGGATTGGGGCTGATGCTAGGAATCAAAGGCAAAAAGAAACCCCTCGCTTTTATAGAAGATGCCGGTATCCCTACGAAGTACTTAAAAGATTATATTGATAGAACTCTTCAAATTTGTAAAAAACACAATACTGAAGTAGCCATGTATGCCCATGTGAGTGTTGGCGTCATTCATGTCCGGCCAATTCTTGACCTCAGACAAGAAGTGGATGTAAAAAGGCTGGAAAGGATTGCTGAAGACACTTTTAACCTAGTGATGGAATATGGAGGCTCTTGGAGTGGTGAACATGGTGATGGGCTTGTTAGGAGCCCTTTCAATGAAAGATTTTTTGGGAAAGAACTTTATCAGGCCTTTATTCAAATTAAAAAATTATTTGACCCTGAAAACCTAATGAATCCAGGGAAAATAATATCCAACCAATCCATTTCAGAAAACCTTCGCTATGGGGCAGAATATAAGGATAAACCTGTAGATACCGAGTTTCTATACAAATCAGAACAAAGTTTTCAAGAATCAGTGCACATGTGCACAGGGGTTGGTGAGTGTCGAAAGTTACTGGGTGGTACCATGTGCCCAAGTTTTAAAGCCACAAGAGATGAAGAGCATTCTACCCGAGGTAGGGCCAATGCTTTGAGAATGGCCATGTCTGGTCAACTGGACGAAGAGGGATTAACAAGTGCAAGACTCCAGGAAACTTTAAGCCTATGTTTAAGTTGCAAAGCATGTAAGTCTGAGTGTCCGAGCAATGTGGACATGGCTAAAATGAAAAGTGAAGTCCAGCAATTGTATTTTGACAAACATGGCCCTTCAATAAGGGATAAAATGATTAGGGATGCGCCAAAAGTGGCCAGACGATTTGCGGGTACACTTTCCTCAACCATTAACAAGATTCAATCCACCACTGCATTTAAATCCGGTTTAGAAAGAATTGCTGGTTTTGATAAACGGCGAACCCTTCCTGGGTATGCAAAAGAACCATTTTATAAATGGTTCCACAAAAATGAGATCAACCTATTAAAGGCTAATAAAAAGGTGGTGCTTTTTGCAGACACCTATTTGAATTATCATGAACCTGAAATCGGAAAAGATGCAGTAAAACTCCTAAATGACTGCGGTTATGAAGTGATAATGGCCAATGTAGGTTGTTGCCAACGCCCTAAAATCTCCCATGGATTTTTAAGAGAAGCAAAAGAAGCCGGACAGGTTACCATCCAAGAATTGGTTAAATATATAGACCAAGGGATGAAAGTAGTGGTATGCGAACCAAGCTGTGCCTCTGCCTTGAATGATGATTTCCCAGACTTACTACCTGATGAAGAGTTGGCCAAAAAATTAAAAGAAAACATACTAATGATCGATGTCTTCTTAAACCATGAAATGACCAAGGGTACCCTAAACATAAAGCTAAAAGCCAAAGAGGGTAAATTACATGTCCATGGACATTGCCATCAAAAAGCACTATATGGAACACAAGCGATGAAGCATACCTTAGGCAAAACGGAGGAATTTAATGAAATACCCTCGGGATGTTGTGGGATGGCTGGATCCTTCGGCTACGAAAAGGAGCATTACGAATTGTCGAAAAAAATCGGAGAGGAAATACTATTCCCTTCTGTAAGAAAACTACCAGAAAATGCATCCGTAGCTGCATGCGGCTTTTCTTGTCGTCACCAAATAGACCATTTCACTGGCGTTAAAGCCAAACACTGGGTTTCTTGTGTAGAAGTCATTAAACCTGAACCAGGCAACACTTGA